The stretch of DNA CCCAAGCACAAGGTGACACAGGAAATCGCCGACACCCGCGGCATCCTGATGGGCGAAGACTGCATCTCGCCGTCACGCCACAGCGCGTTTTCCACGCCCATCGAGATGATGCATTTCATCCAGCAACTGCGTGAACTGTCTGGCGGCAAACCGGTGGGCTTCAAGTTCTGCCTCGGTCATCCGTGGGAGTTCATGGGCATCGCCAAGGCCATGCTGGAAACCGGCATCCTGCCGGACTTCATCGTCGTCGATGGCAAGGAAGGCGGCACCGGCGCCGCCCCGGTGGAATTCACCGACCACATCGGCGTCCCGATGCGCGAGGGCCTGCTGTTTGTGCACAACACCCTGGTCGGCCTGAACCTGCGCGACAAGATCAAACTCGGCGCCAGCGGCAAGATCGTCAGCGCCTTCGACATCGCCAGCGTCCTGGCCATCGGTGCCGACTGGGCCAACTCCGCGCGCGGCTTCATGTTCGCCATCGGCTGCATCCAGTCGCAAAGTTGCCACACCAACAAATGCCCGACCGGCGTCGCCACCCAGGACGCTCTTCGCCAACGCGCCCTCGTCGTCCCGGACAAGGCCCAGCGGGTTTACAACTTCCACCGCAATACATTGAAGGCGCTGGCGGAAATGCTCGCCGCCGCCGGCCTCGAGCATCCGTCGCAACTGTCGGCCAAGCACCTGGTACGGCGCATGTCGGCGACTGAAATCAAACTGTTCTCGCAGTTGCATGTGTTTCTGAAACCGGGGGAATTGCTCACGGGTGAGGTGAACGGCGAGTTCTATTCGCGGATGTGGCAGATGGCTAGGGCGGACAGTTTTGAGCCGCAGGAGATAGCGGCAGCTTAAGCATGGAATTTGTGCCGCCCCGTACTGGGGCCGGCACTGATTCTGGAGTAAAGAGG from Pseudomonas sp. P8_229 encodes:
- a CDS encoding FMN-binding glutamate synthase family protein; translation: MSLSLLSRYAFFAVCVIFTLASLPFLDHDWLWPITAVTGVLSLLGLFDLMQSPHAVRRNYPILGNIRYLVEGIRPEIRQYLLESDSDALPFSRAQRSLVYSRAKNESADKPFGTLIDVYQSGFEFIGHSMRPAPLSDPNSFRVTVGGPQCTQPYSASVFNISAMSFGSLSANAIRALNQGAKLGNFAHDTGEGSISPYHRENGGDLTWELGSGYFGCRTSDGRFDPERFATQAQNPQVRMIEIKMSQGAKPGHGGILPKHKVTQEIADTRGILMGEDCISPSRHSAFSTPIEMMHFIQQLRELSGGKPVGFKFCLGHPWEFMGIAKAMLETGILPDFIVVDGKEGGTGAAPVEFTDHIGVPMREGLLFVHNTLVGLNLRDKIKLGASGKIVSAFDIASVLAIGADWANSARGFMFAIGCIQSQSCHTNKCPTGVATQDALRQRALVVPDKAQRVYNFHRNTLKALAEMLAAAGLEHPSQLSAKHLVRRMSATEIKLFSQLHVFLKPGELLTGEVNGEFYSRMWQMARADSFEPQEIAAA